The DNA sequence GTGGTACGATTCAGGTCGATTTTTCGATGCCAGGTCGTTTAGATGCAACTTATGTTGCTGAAGATGGCAGCAAACAAGTGCCTGTGATGTTGCATCGGGCAATACTGGGTTCGTTAGAGCGCTTTATTGGTATTTTGATTGAAGAGTCAGCAGGGTCGCTGCCTACATGGCTTTCACCGACGCAAGTTGTGGTAATAAATATTGCTGATCGGCACTCAGAATATGCCTCTGAAATTGAAGGTTTTTTGCAAAATCAGGGCTTCAGAGTAAAATCAGACTTGAGAAATGAGAAGATCGGATTTAAAATCCGCGAGCACACGATGAAAAGAGTGCCTTATCTTCTGGTTGTGGGTGATCAGGAGATGGAAAATAAAACTGTGGCTGTGCGTACGCGTCAAGGAGTGGATTTGGGTAGTATGTCCTTGGTGCAATTGGGTGAACACCTGAATGCTGATGTCGCAAATTATAGTCGAATTGCTTTAGAGGAATAATAGAATCGCTGCTGAAAAAAGGCTCCGCCTGAATAATGACATAAGGGTTCCATCGGTTCGTCTCATTGATGGCGAAGGCAACCAAGCCGGTGTTGTAAGTATTGATGAGGCTAAGCAAGCTGCTGAAGATGCTAAAATGGATTTGGTGGAGATCTCGCCTCAGGCTGATCCACCTGTATGTCGGATTATGGACTATGGGAAATTCTTGTTTGAAGAGAACAAGAAAAAACATGCGGCGAGAAAAAAACAGAAACAAGTTCAAGTCAAGGAAGTAAAGTTTCGTCCAGGGACGGAATCAGCGGACTACCAGGTAAAACTTCGCAACCTGACCCGCTTTGTGGATGGAGGAGATCGCGTCAAGGTGACCTTACGGTTCCGTGGGCGTGAAATGCTCCATCAACAGCTAGGCCGTGATCTGCTTAAGCGGATCGAAGGTGATTTGGCTGATATTGCCACTGTCGAACAATTTCCTCGTATGGAAGGACGGCAGATGGTGATGTTAATGGCACCTAGAAAGAAGTAGTGAAGTTTGTCTTGAATTTTTCAAGATAATTATTTTTTAATTTTAACGTTAACGAATGCGGAGTTAACAATGCCAAAGATAAAAACGAACAGCGGGGCGGCTAAACGCTTCAAGCGCACAGCGTCTGGTGGGTTCAAATGTAAACAGTCTCATCTCAGACATATTCTGACTAAAAAAAGCACTAAGCGTAAGCGTCAGCTGCGTAAGGGTGAACAGGTCGCAGCATGTGATGTGCCAGCGGTACGTCAAATGCTGAATATCAGATAATTGTTGAGGGGAGAATAAAATGCCAAGAGTAAAAAGAGGTGTAACCGCAAGAGCTAAGCACAAAAAGGTTATAGCTCAAGCAAAAGGTTATCGTGGTCGTCGTAAAAATGTATATCGTGTTGCTACGCAGGCTGTCACTAAAGCGGGTCAATATGCGTATCGTGACCGTCGTCAGAAAAAACGTACGTTCCGAGCGCTGTGGATTGCTCGAATTAATGCGGCCGCTCGTGAATGTGGAATCTCTTACAGTCTTTTGATCAATGGCTTGAAAAAAGCTGAGATCGAGATTGATCGTAAGGTTTTGTCCGATATTGCGATTCATGACAAAGCGGCTTTTGCAGCCATTGCAGAAAAGGCTAAAGCAAGCTTAGCGTGATTTTTTAATTATCCTAAGTTGTTCTGGTTTAATTGAAGGGGAGGCTGTTTAGCTTCCCTTTTTTGGTTACTCCATATTTTTATAATTTTTAAGAAAACAGCTTCTCTGGAGAATTATTGTGCAAGAACTCACGGATATCACTTCAAAGGCAATTCAAGCTGTTGCTGAAGCGTCTGAGCTGGAAGCGCTTGACCAGGTGCGTGTTCAGTTTCTTGGTAAAAAAGGGTTGCTGACAGGGTATTTGAAGCAGCTAGGCAGTCTGGAGCCCGCCGAGCGCCCCAAAGTCGGGCAGGCGGTTAATCAGGCAAAAAAAGAGCTGCAACAAGCAATTGAAGTAAAGCTTGGTAAACTAAAGTCTGCCGCTTTAAATGCTCGTTTAGAGGCTGAAAAGCTGGATGTTACTTTGCCGGGTCGAGGGCAGCAGGTCGGTGGACTTCATCCCGTGACCCAAACAATGGAACGTATCGAATCACTGTTTGCTCGTATCGGTTTCGATGTTGCTGAAGGGCCAGAGATTGAGAGTGACTTCCATAACTTTGAAGCGCTGAATATTCCAGCGAACCATCCCGCTCGCGCGATGCACGATACATTTTATGTGGATGCGAATACTGTATTGCGTACACACACATCGCCCGTCCAGGTGCGTGTTATGGAAGGTTGTGAATTGCCACTGCGTACTATTGCTCCCGGTCGTGTTTATCGGTGTGACTCCGATGTGACGCACAGCCCGATGTTTCATCAGGTGGAAGGTTTTATGGTCGATGAAAATGTAAATTTTATCGATCTTAGAGTGATTGTAGATGACTTTTTAAAAGCATTTTTTGAAAAAGAGTTAAAAATACGTTTCCGACCCTCTTATTTTCCATTCACAGAGCCTTCAGCCGAAGTTGATATTGCTTGTGTGATTTGTAATGGAAAAGGGTGTCGTGTTTGCAGTCAGACGGGTTGGTTGGAAGTGATGGGTTGCGGCATGATTCATCCGAATGTATTCAAAAATGTGGGAATTGATAGCGAGCAATACACTGGTTTTGCATTTGGTATGGGTGTTGAGCGGTTAGCCATGCTGCGTTACGGCGTGAATGATTTACGCCTGTTTTTTGAGAATGATTTACGATTTTTACGCCAGTTTAATTAGTTTTGATCGTTTTATAAAACCTTCTAACGTTAACAATAGATAGATCATAAATATGAAATTTAGTGAACAATGGCTTCGTGAATGGGTTAATCCATCAATATCGACATCAGAGCTTGCTGAGCAACTGACGATGGCAGGTCTGGAGGTTGATGCAATTGAGCCTGTCGCACCCTCTTTAGAGCACGTGGTGGTGGGTGAAATTGTGGCGGTCAGTGCACATCCTGATGCAGAGCGATTGCAAGTTTGCAGTGTAAATGTTGGTGAATCAGAGCAGCTCACTATCGTTTGTGGTGCGGCTAATGTTGCTGTTGGAATGCGCGTGCCAACGGCCAAAGTAGGCGCTGTACTCGTCGGTGGTATGAAAATAAAACGTGCCAAGTTGCGTGGTGTTAAGTCATTTGGAATGCTTTGCTCCGTTGCTGAATTAGGTTTGGCGATCAGTGCTGAGGGTTTGATGGCACTTCCTGATGATGCGCCTGTTGGCAAGCTGATGTTTGATTATT is a window from the Gammaproteobacteria bacterium genome containing:
- the pheS gene encoding phenylalanine--tRNA ligase subunit alpha, with protein sequence MQELTDITSKAIQAVAEASELEALDQVRVQFLGKKGLLTGYLKQLGSLEPAERPKVGQAVNQAKKELQQAIEVKLGKLKSAALNARLEAEKLDVTLPGRGQQVGGLHPVTQTMERIESLFARIGFDVAEGPEIESDFHNFEALNIPANHPARAMHDTFYVDANTVLRTHTSPVQVRVMEGCELPLRTIAPGRVYRCDSDVTHSPMFHQVEGFMVDENVNFIDLRVIVDDFLKAFFEKELKIRFRPSYFPFTEPSAEVDIACVICNGKGCRVCSQTGWLEVMGCGMIHPNVFKNVGIDSEQYTGFAFGMGVERLAMLRYGVNDLRLFFENDLRFLRQFN
- the infC gene encoding translation initiation factor IF-3, with amino-acid sequence MAAEKRLRLNNDIRVPSVRLIDGEGNQAGVVSIDEAKQAAEDAKMDLVEISPQADPPVCRIMDYGKFLFEENKKKHAARKKQKQVQVKEVKFRPGTESADYQVKLRNLTRFVDGGDRVKVTLRFRGREMLHQQLGRDLLKRIEGDLADIATVEQFPRMEGRQMVMLMAPRKK
- the rpmI gene encoding 50S ribosomal protein L35, which encodes MPKIKTNSGAAKRFKRTASGGFKCKQSHLRHILTKKSTKRKRQLRKGEQVAACDVPAVRQMLNIR
- the rplT gene encoding 50S ribosomal protein L20 yields the protein MPRVKRGVTARAKHKKVIAQAKGYRGRRKNVYRVATQAVTKAGQYAYRDRRQKKRTFRALWIARINAAARECGISYSLLINGLKKAEIEIDRKVLSDIAIHDKAAFAAIAEKAKASLA